From the genome of Mycobacteriales bacterium, one region includes:
- a CDS encoding cyclase family protein, with the protein MTRPAPVTLREFEEIFEAVKNWGRWGPDDELGTLNYLTPACVRAAAALVRSGRHVTMSIPMNTVAGPDNPSPVTHHVVQGHDIDIGSSTLTFATDYLGLAFHGDCHTHMDALCHIAYQGSVYNGRPALEVMTSAGATALDVTAYADGLVGRGVLLDVPRFRGARWLEPGEAVTRAELEAIEQAEGVRLGEGDILVFRTGHHRRRLELGAWDNGYPPAGEGKAGLHVDTIPWMHERRIAAFLPDGDGETVPSNVEGMLYPIHPLQITAMGMFAADSLQLEDLARACEQEERFEFMVVGLPLRLPGGTGSPWNPIAIF; encoded by the coding sequence GTGACCCGGCCCGCACCGGTGACGCTGCGTGAGTTCGAGGAGATCTTCGAGGCAGTCAAGAACTGGGGCCGGTGGGGTCCCGACGACGAACTCGGGACGCTGAACTACCTCACGCCGGCCTGTGTGCGGGCGGCGGCGGCGCTGGTGCGATCCGGGCGCCACGTGACGATGTCGATCCCGATGAACACGGTGGCCGGCCCGGACAACCCCAGCCCGGTCACCCACCACGTGGTCCAGGGACATGACATCGACATCGGGTCGAGCACGCTGACCTTCGCCACCGACTACCTTGGCCTCGCCTTCCACGGCGACTGCCACACCCACATGGACGCGCTGTGCCATATCGCCTACCAGGGCAGCGTCTACAACGGCCGGCCCGCCCTGGAGGTCATGACCTCCGCCGGGGCCACGGCGCTGGATGTGACCGCCTACGCCGACGGGCTCGTCGGCCGGGGGGTGCTGCTGGACGTGCCCCGGTTCCGCGGTGCCCGGTGGCTGGAACCTGGGGAAGCCGTGACCCGCGCGGAACTGGAGGCGATCGAGCAGGCCGAGGGGGTCAGGCTCGGCGAGGGGGACATCCTGGTGTTCCGCACCGGGCATCACCGGCGCCGGCTCGAGCTTGGCGCCTGGGACAACGGCTATCCGCCGGCCGGGGAAGGCAAGGCCGGCCTGCATGTGGACACCATCCCCTGGATGCACGAGCGCCGGATCGCGGCCTTCCTCCCCGATGGCGATGGGGAGACCGTGCCCAGCAACGTCGAGGGCATGCTCTACCCGATCCACCCCCTGCAGATAACGGCCATGGGCATGTTCGCGGCGGACAGCCTCCAGCTCGAGGACCTGGCGCGGGCATGTGAGCAGGAGGAGAGGTTCGAGTTCATGGTCGTCGGCCTGCCGCTGCGGCTGCCCGGTGGCACCGGGTCGCCCTGGAACCCGATCGCCATCTTCTGA
- a CDS encoding aldose 1-epimerase family protein: MPELFGTRYTRAELHRRIGRLEQAAGVRLVTLGDGQGRGVRVLEFRTGTGFAFDVLVDRCFDIGRCELGGRPLSWLSGAGVVAPWYYEPDEWGWFRAWGGGMVVTCGLDHTLGPGEDTAEHFNQPHIRTTARYGLHGRAGGLPARLAGYGERWDGDECVLWAEGEVTQSAVFGEQLVLRRRVEARVGESSFVLRDQVENVGHTTTSHMFLYHCNAGFPVVDESSELLVPSRRTTTDYGVPTAGYATMSAPVRGATEACFEHDVIAEPGGTVPVAVVNRSLGLGVYQVFRVSQLPCHTVWRMMGEGTYALAMEPSTNRDAGRPDARERGELQWLEPGEQRQYELEIGALAGAAAIGEFGTRVARLAAASRHASPDDHDPTAGRR; this comes from the coding sequence ATGCCTGAGCTTTTCGGTACCCGCTATACGCGGGCTGAGCTGCACCGCCGCATCGGGCGCCTGGAGCAGGCCGCGGGCGTGCGGCTGGTCACGCTCGGCGACGGCCAGGGGCGGGGCGTCCGCGTCCTGGAGTTCCGCACCGGGACCGGGTTCGCCTTCGACGTGCTGGTCGACCGCTGCTTCGACATCGGGCGATGCGAACTCGGCGGGCGGCCGCTCAGCTGGCTGTCGGGCGCCGGGGTCGTCGCCCCCTGGTACTACGAGCCCGACGAGTGGGGCTGGTTCCGCGCCTGGGGCGGTGGCATGGTCGTCACCTGCGGGCTGGATCACACCCTGGGACCGGGCGAGGACACGGCGGAGCACTTCAACCAGCCGCACATCCGCACGACGGCCCGGTACGGCCTGCACGGCCGCGCCGGCGGCCTGCCCGCGCGCCTGGCCGGTTACGGAGAGCGCTGGGACGGGGACGAGTGCGTCCTGTGGGCAGAAGGCGAGGTGACCCAGTCGGCGGTCTTCGGCGAGCAGCTCGTGCTCCGCCGGCGCGTCGAGGCGAGGGTCGGCGAGTCCTCCTTCGTGCTGCGCGACCAGGTCGAGAACGTCGGCCACACCACGACGTCGCACATGTTCCTCTATCACTGCAACGCCGGCTTCCCGGTGGTCGATGAGTCGTCGGAGCTGCTCGTGCCCAGCCGCCGGACGACCACCGATTACGGTGTGCCGACCGCGGGGTACGCCACGATGTCGGCCCCGGTCCGCGGCGCCACCGAAGCCTGCTTCGAGCATGACGTCATCGCCGAGCCGGGCGGAACGGTCCCGGTCGCTGTGGTCAACCGGAGCCTGGGGCTGGGCGTGTACCAGGTCTTCCGTGTCTCCCAGCTGCCCTGCCACACCGTCTGGCGGATGATGGGGGAGGGCACCTACGCACTCGCGATGGAGCCGAGCACGAACCGGGACGCGGGGCGGCCGGACGCGCGGGAGCGGGGTGAGCTGCAATGGCTCGAACCCGGCGAACAGCGCCAGTACGAGCTCGAGATCGGCGCGCTGGCAGGAGCGGCTGCCATCGGCGAGTTCGGGACCCGGGTGGCGCGCCTGGCCGCGGCCAGCCGCCACGCCAGCCCGGATGATCATGACCCGACGGCCGGCAGGCGGTGA